The sequence below is a genomic window from Vigna radiata var. radiata cultivar VC1973A unplaced genomic scaffold, Vradiata_ver6 scaffold_7, whole genome shotgun sequence.
tagcaaAATCTACATGTTTGTCTGTTTCTATAGTTTCCTACAGCTGTagttttaacaatttaatttgatataagagtttgaaaaggaataataaataatgtaaaaaaaattatatatttgcttTATTAATGGCTTATTGATGTAGattagagaaaattaaaaagaaaaacacaaatgtTATATGGTTTCTTTGTATGGTATCTGcagtcaaaatttcaaaatttgttctctcctttcattttcctttttggtcTGTGCAACACATGATAATATTTCGGAAATGCTCTTCCACATAAGGCATCTTATGCGCAGTTTCGGGGAATTATTCACATCACATGCTAGACTAATCGGTGCTCAGGCAGATTCCAGCATAACATATTCATTACTCCATTTATATGTATTAACCAAATTTAGTTAAGTATCAttaatgcccttaaaaacagtttatttattaatcacAGAGGTTACagtgataaaaatatttcaaacataTCGTGCTACCCTCATACTTATCATTTTCAATTCAGTAATAATTTGTTGACAAGACGAAAACTTACGAAAGGCAGCATGTCTTGCGGTGTTCATGAAATTTTGAAAGGAAACAATAGTCGTGTCTTAGAGGTAGGCACTAGCTAGCTAGGAGAATGGAAGCTTTAAATTCACAGGTTggcaaaagagaaaagaaaatgcacaATTTTTCTTAGGAATTAATGCTCCTCACTGTTGGTGGGGTGTCACAGTTCACAAATACATATTCGACAgcgtataaaaatatattatgcagGAGAAGAAATCAAAGGGTAAAATTTATAAGGAGTGCTAAATAATCTAGAATTGGAAATATCTATAAGAAGAAATGGGAAAACTTCAACTAGATTTAATACAAAGAGAATTctgattttgtttgaacttggaaTAGCTAAAAGATATatggaaagaaaagaataaaaaaacaaagccACTAATATAACAAAAGAATATAGATGTACACGATTCATCAAGTTCTTCCCCTCGATAATACCTATGAATACAAAAACTAATTAACATCGAAAAGACCTGGATATCATAAATCTATACAGTGTATGTGTACCCAAGAACTTTCCTATATATCAtgtctaataataataatgtgtaTGATCACGTTTATGATGATGAAATCAGTATGTAGAGGACTGTTTAAAACCAaacgaaaaaagaaagaaaaggtatGTGATGATTAATTACTATGCACGATGATGATGCTGATGATCCCAGAATGAAAAACTCATGGATCTGCAAACTTGATTTATGTAATTCtcttgtcttcttcttcttcttcttcttcttcagtaGTCATCCCACTGCAAGCATTCCAAATCTGAGAGAGGTGCAACTGAAGGAGGAGGACCTTCAAGATCCTCGTACAATGTCCGATTTCTTCCCATGTTGTCCTGCTTCGAAACCACCGAGGATGTTTCCGTGTTTCTGTCGTTGCTTAAGCCTGTGTCTTGTGAGTGGTTAGAGGAGAATTGTTCCATCTTGCACTGTTTCTCCAAGATTCCACCCAAATGCTCGTTGTTCTTGGCTGCAAATGCTCTAAGGATAGCTTGATCGTGGTTGGTACCGAAACCCGAACCTTCAATACTCGGCATGATGGAACTTCTGATCCTGTTTTGGTGCACGTAGTAATCAGAGAACATGTTTGAAGGTTGTGAGAGTGTGTTGCTTCCAACTGGGTTAACGGTGTTGCTGAGATTGGCTTGGTTGGAGGTGTAACTGATTGTGGGAATCTCATAGCTTCTGTGGTGGTCTTCTGGCTTGATGAGAAGCTGGTGATGGTTGTTGATGGAGAAACTGGGAAGATAATAGCCCTCTGATTGTGATTTAGTTGATGAAAGTGGGTTATTTGTGTTGGTGTTGCCATAAGGAGGATCCATGAGAGGTGGAAGTGAAGAATAATCAAGAAGATCATCCCCAATAGAGTTTATCCTCAGAAGACCAGGAATTGAGGACTTTTTGACATCTGTGTTCTTGTGAAAAACCCTTGACACAACCCATTCGTCCTGCAATAATAACATcacccaaaaagaaaagaaaaacagaaaactgTTAGCTTTGTTGACAAAACTAGTAAAACTAAAACCATATGAATAAAGGAAGTACATGAAAGAAACTCGCAAACTAACACAGAAAAGACAccttttctaaaaagaaaaaaaaaaaaaaaaggttcacTTTTGATACCTTTGCTGCCTTAGGAAGATTGTAACTTGCAAATTTGCCCTCCAATCTGAATTCATGCATGACCCAATTGGTCTTCTCACCCTTTGGAGCTCTCCCTCTATAG
It includes:
- the LOC106753670 gene encoding NAC domain-containing protein 100, with protein sequence MEEPIVLNKGEEPLDLPPGFRFHPTDEEIITHYLTEKVKDSSFSAIAIGEADLNKCEPWDLPKRAKIGEKEWYFFCQKDRKYPTGMRTNRATESGYWKATGKDKEIYKGKGNLVGMKKTLVFYRGRAPKGEKTNWVMHEFRLEGKFASYNLPKAAKDEWVVSRVFHKNTDVKKSSIPGLLRINSIGDDLLDYSSLPPLMDPPYGNTNTNNPLSSTKSQSEGYYLPSFSINNHHQLLIKPEDHHRSYEIPTISYTSNQANLSNTVNPVGSNTLSQPSNMFSDYYVHQNRIRSSIMPSIEGSGFGTNHDQAILRAFAAKNNEHLGGILEKQCKMEQFSSNHSQDTGLSNDRNTETSSVVSKQDNMGRNRTLYEDLEGPPPSVAPLSDLECLQWDDY